In the archaeon BMS3Bbin15 genome, AAAATGCATTCAGATTGGCTCTCGTGAGCAATATTTCACCCCCGATTTCGGACATTTTCGGGGATTTTGTACACCGATACGGTGACAAAAACCTGGATTTGCGGTGGTGAAAAGCCGTTTGGCAAATTGTGTAGGGAAAGAAATTAGGTTGGGTCAGGTCAAAATGGCGAAGTTAAGTTATATGAAGGTTTGCCGAGAGCGTGGGAAAAGTGAAAATATACCACCAGAAAAAAGTTGTCAACTAGAGTAAATTAATCCTTTTTCCTAGAAGACTCATAAACAAGAGTTCGCATATCCTCTATCTCTTTATTTGTGTCTATACCTTCCGGACAGACAGCCAGGCAGGCACCACAGGATGTGCAGAGATATAAACCCTCCTCAACAGCTATGGTGAGTCTGCCTAGATTATCTCTTACATCATGGTGAAATCTTGCAAGTATTCTGAATAGCAGTGGACCTGCGAATTCCTTTGTATTTGTAAACACAGGGCAGACGCTCATACAGGAATAGCATTCAATACAATCTTTGAGCTTTGAAATTCTCTTCAAGTCTCTCAGCAGTATAGGCTCGAGAGTGTCTGACTTCTTTGTTCCTCTGTGAATAAAAGGTCTGAGTGCCCTCATTCTTGGATAACTCATCTGAGTGGCAACAGCAAGGTCTTTAATCACAGGGAAGTTTCTGAGAGGTTCGAGGAGTATTCCATCTTCAACATCAGTCCTGCAGGCAAGGACAGGTCTCTTGTTAGCCCTGAGGGCACATGAGCCGCATTGACCTGCTCTGCAGGAGCTCCTGAAAGCTATGTTGGCGCCATACTCTGAGTTGACATAATTCAGAGCATCAATAATCTTCATATGCTCTTCATATTCTCTTATAACATAATTCTCATAGCGAGGTTCATTATCTTTCTGGGGATTATAACGAAAAACTGTAATCTTCATAATATCATGGCTTCATTTTTGTTATTAAAGGAGCTTCAGTGTAAATTTCAATACCATCCTTAATTTTAGAAAGTATTATATTTTTCAACCACCTTCTGTCTTCTCCGGGATAATCTTTCCTGAAGTGAGCGCCTCTGCTCTCTTTTCTCAGGAGAGCTGCTCTGGTAATTATCTCTGCCACAAGAAGCATATTTTCCAGGTCAACAGCAGCGAGAAGTTCGAGGTTGTATCTTAGCCCACTCTCTACTTTAATTGAACATATTTCCTTCTTTATCTTTTTTATCTCTGCAATGGCTTCTTTAAGACTTTTCTCAGTCCTTATTATTCCGACATTCTGCCACATAGTAGCCTGAAGTCTTGATTTGAGTTCATAGGGGAGCGCACCTTCACCTTCTTCAAATCTGTAAAGTCTATCATGCTCCTCATCAAGAACTTCATAGTCGATATCTCCATAAGGGAGTTTTTTGGCTTCTTTTGCTGCATATTCTCCGGCTATAGCGCCAAAGACCTGGGTTTCTGCCAGACTGTTCCCTCCAAGTCTGTTTGCACCGTGCACTCCGCCACTTACCTCGCCACAGGCAAAGAGATTGCTTATACTGCTTCTGCATACCTCATTTACTCTTATTCCACCCATGAAATGATGAGCGGTTGGTGAAACCTCCATGGGTTGCCTTTTTATGTCTATGCCTACATCAAGAAATTGCTTGAGCATTGTATCTAACTTCTGCTTTATAGTTTCATCAGGGAGGTGAGAGATATCAAGATGAACCCCGCCATGTTCAGAGGCTCTACCCTCCTGAATTTCACTGAAAATTGACCTTGTCACAATGTCTCTTGTGGAAAGCTCCATCTTCTCCGCATCGTAGCGAGCCATAAACCTTTCACCCAGGGAATTGTATAGCTTTCCTCCTTCTCCACGGACAGCTTCAGTGACAAGAAGTCCTTTTGAAGAAGAGGGGAATACCATACCTGTCGGATGGAACTGTACCATCTCCATATCAACAAGTGCAGCACCAGCTTTGAAAGCCATAGCATAACCGTCACCTGACTTTTGAAATGGGTTTGTTGTTATGGAATATATCCTTCCAGCACCGCCTGTAGCTATAATAAAAGCCTTTGCCCTGAAGAGAAGGAAACGGCCATGAATTAAATCCAGGCCTGTTGCTCCCACCACCCTGCCTTCAGAAGTCAGGAGGCTTGTTATGGCAACCTCCTCGAGAATATCAACATTCTGCCTTGTTGCCTCTTCCCTGAGGGCAAACATAATTTCATGTCCTGTCCTGTCACCCTTATGAACAGTTCTTCTGAATCTCTGGCCACCAAAGTATCGCTGGGACAGCTTATCTGGAGCAATTCTATCAAAGGCTCCTCCAAAGCGCTCCAGGTCTATTATTCTTCTCTTTGCCTGGCTTACAAGAATTTCAACCAGTTTCTGATTATTGAGATATCTTCCCCCTATTACAGTATCTTCGAAATGATACTGTTCGTTGTCCTCCTTATCAATGAAGC is a window encoding:
- the nadB gene encoding L-aspartate oxidase, with product METVDDVYQTDVLIIGGGGAGARAAIEAKKHNVDVLVVVKGLFGRSGCTVMAEGGYNAAFGFIDKEDNEQYHFEDTVIGGRYLNNQKLVEILVSQAKRRIIDLERFGGAFDRIAPDKLSQRYFGGQRFRRTVHKGDRTGHEIMFALREEATRQNVDILEEVAITSLLTSEGRVVGATGLDLIHGRFLLFRAKAFIIATGGAGRIYSITTNPFQKSGDGYAMAFKAGAALVDMEMVQFHPTGMVFPSSSKGLLVTEAVRGEGGKLYNSLGERFMARYDAEKMELSTRDIVTRSIFSEIQEGRASEHGGVHLDISHLPDETIKQKLDTMLKQFLDVGIDIKRQPMEVSPTAHHFMGGIRVNEVCRSSISNLFACGEVSGGVHGANRLGGNSLAETQVFGAIAGEYAAKEAKKLPYGDIDYEVLDEEHDRLYRFEEGEGALPYELKSRLQATMWQNVGIIRTEKSLKEAIAEIKKIKKEICSIKVESGLRYNLELLAAVDLENMLLVAEIITRAALLRKESRGAHFRKDYPGEDRRWLKNIILSKIKDGIEIYTEAPLITKMKP
- the frdB gene encoding fumarate reductase iron-sulfur subunit; this translates as MKITVFRYNPQKDNEPRYENYVIREYEEHMKIIDALNYVNSEYGANIAFRSSCRAGQCGSCALRANKRPVLACRTDVEDGILLEPLRNFPVIKDLAVATQMSYPRMRALRPFIHRGTKKSDTLEPILLRDLKRISKLKDCIECYSCMSVCPVFTNTKEFAGPLLFRILARFHHDVRDNLGRLTIAVEEGLYLCTSCGACLAVCPEGIDTNKEIEDMRTLVYESSRKKD